The Deltaproteobacteria bacterium genome contains the following window.
TCGCAGGGTGGCCCGCGATGGCCTCGACGTGCGTCCGGATCCAGTCGTCCGACTTCTCCCACGTGCACGTCGTGTTGTCGTAGTCGCCGAGCCAGACGAGCGCCTTGACCCCGGCGGGGAGCCCGTCGAGGTAGTCGCGATACGCCCCGCGGTCGAGCGCGGTGAACCCCGTGCCGACGATACGGTCGTACTGCGTGGCGCTCGAGTCTCTCCCCAGGCAGGCACGCACGGCCATTCCCCCGGACGCGGTCGGCGTCGTGGTGGTCGTCGTGCTGCTGCTCGTCGTGGTCGTGGGCGGGGTGGTCGTCGACGTCGGGCAGGGCGGCGTCGTCACCGTCACGGGCACGCTCGGCAGCGACTCGTTGCCGGCATTGTCGATGGCGGAGACGGCATAGCGGTACGACGTCATGGGGGCCAGGCCGGTGTCGGACGTGGACGTGGCCGGCGACAGCACCTGCGTCACGCGGAGTCCGTCGCGATAGAGGTCGTAGCCCTTGAGGCCCGAGTTGCCGCCGTCGACCGAGGCGCTCCAGGCGAGATCGACCTGGGCGCAGCTGACAGCCCTGGCGCTCTGCAAGATCGGCACGGTGGGTGCCACGGTGTCCGCCGCGAGTGGCGTCGTGGCGCTCAGGATGTTCGATGGCGGCGAATACGTGCCCTTCCTGCTGACCGCCCGCACGAGGTAGCTGTACGTCGTCCCGTCGGCGACGCTCGTGTCCCGGAAGAACGGCTGGCTCTTCGAGAGGGTCGCAATCGCGACGAAGCCACCGGACGGATCGGTGCTGCGCTCGACATCGTAGCCCGTGTCGTGAGCATTGCTATCGGTCCAGCTGAGATCGATCTCGTTGCTCGACCGCGCCACCGCCGTCAGCAGATCGGGAGGGACGACGCTCTCCCACCGGTCCTCCCAGGCCTCGAGGGGTTGCGCGCGCACGCAGACGCCGAGGCCTTCGCGCCGACACCGCGAGAGCGTCCGCGTCGCGCAGCCCGAGCGCGGGCGCCCGGACGCGACGCACGCCGCGATCTGCTCCACGCACACCGCACGGCACAGCTTCGCCGAGGGAGCAGCCTGGCTCCGCACCGGGACGAGCGTTGCCCACAACGCCACCACCGCAATCCACCCTCGGCTCATCCCGACTCCCCGCATCTCCGCCCCCTCTTCGCGTCGCGCGAACGGCCCCTCTGCTTTCCCCGATCGCATCCGGTCAGTGGGCGCGAGCCTTTGCGACCAGGAACGTGGGCCGGGAACAGGCAAGCAACGAGCCGCCAGCAGCCGCGAGGCTAAACTTCCTGTAGGCACGACACGACAACGGCATAGTCATCCTTCTTTATTTTCCCCCCGCGCCCTCCACCCACCTCTGGGCAGAGGAGCCGCACGAGGAAGCGTTGCTGGTTACGGCCCGGTGGCAGTATCCGTTTGCAAGTTCCGCACCGGTCCGCGCGTCGGTGTGGGAGAAATGGAAAATCACAGAGAACGCCGTCGAGAGGCCGGTGGCCGGATGGGAAGTGTCAGGAACGAGTCACCGTTCTGACAATCGTGTACAAAGCCGGCATCCGCGCGGCATCGGCGAGCCCGCAAGGATCGCGGACTGGCTTGCCCTACGTCAGTCCCGGCACGCTCGCACGTTGGTCGTGGGGGCCGCGTAGGACCGCCGCCGGAGGGCACCGCGGCAGGTCTGGCGGGGCACCCCGGACGATTGGGCACCCGCCGGCCGCGGTTCAGAGTCCGAGGATGCGGTCGTACCGCTTGATACGCGACGCGTCGCCGCTCGAGATCCGGCGGGCGTTCATCTCGACCGCCAGCATGTGGCGCCGGATGTAGCTCGCGGCGAGCTCGGGGCGGCCGTCGGGCACGTCGGCCAGGCAGAGGAGCTCGGCGGCGACCACCACGTCGATCACCATCTCGCTCACGCGCTTGGCGTTGAGCAGCGCGTAGCGCGGGTCGCCGAGGAGCGCGGGCGCCGAGTCGGTGATCCAGCGGATCCCCTCGCACACCTCGGCCACCAGCTCGGGACGGCGGTCGCGCAGCGTCTCGAGCTCGGCTCGCGTGGTCTCGAGCGCCGCGAAGAGCGCGCCCTTGCCCATCTCCTTGAGGGCGAAGCTCGCCTGGATCTCCGACGTCCCCTCGTAGATCGTCGTGATGATCGAGTCCGAGTGATAGTGCCCGGAGGGCGTCTCGGCCATGTAGCCGATGCCGCCGTGGAGCTGGATGCCCTGGCGGGTCACGTGGTTGCTGATCTCGGTCGCGTAGTACTTGCAGAGCGGCGTGAAGAACCGGATGAGCTGCGTATTGTGCTCGAGCTCGGCCTGGAGCGCGGCGCGGTTCCCGTTGGCGGCGTCGCTCTCGAGGTGGTGGCGGAGCGCGTCCGTCATGTCGATCAGCCCGCACGTGCGGTAGAGGAGCGCCCGCGCCGCCTGGATGTTGATCGCCATGAGGGTCAGCATCGACTTGACGAGCGGCTGCTCGAGGATCGGCGCGCCGAACTGCACGCGCTGCGCGGCGTACTCGCGCGCCGCCCGGTACGCCGCCTCGGCGATCCCCACCGCCTGCGCCGCGACGCCGAGCCGCGCGTTGTTCATGAGGTCGAGCATGGCGCGGAAGCCGGCGCCGGCCTTGCCCAGAAGGAAGGCCTCGGCGTGGTCGAACTCGACCACGCAGGTCGGCGAGCCGTGGATGCCCATCTTCCGCTCGACGCGCGCCACGCGGACGCCGTTCGCGCGCCCGTCGGGCAGCGTCACCGGACAGAGCACGAGGGAGAGCCCGTTGGTGGTGCCGCGCGACTGCTCGAAGCTCGCCGCGTCGCGCGCCAGGACCAGGTGCACCTGGGCGCCGCCGTTGGTGATGAAGATCTTGCCGCCGTCGACGAAGTAGCGGCCGTTCTCCTCGGTCACGCGCGTGAGGATGCCGCCCAGATCCGATCCCGCCTGCGGCTCGGTCAGGTCCATGCAGCCCTGCAGCTCGCCGGAGACGAAGCGGGGGAGATACCGCCGCCGGAGCTCGTCGCTGCCGTACTTCTCGATGTCCTGCGCCACGCCCGCCTGGAGCCCGACGATCGTCATCAGGCTCGGGTCGGCGCGCGAGAGCATCTCGATGTAGGCGCAGTTGACCAGGGCGGGCAGACCGTACCCCCCGTACGCGGGGCCGATCGTCAGGCAGAGGAGCCCCGCGGCGCGCAGCTTGTCGTAGCCGGCGGCGATGTGGGGCGGGACGACGACGTGCCCGTTCTCGAGCCGCACCTCCTCGTGCCAGTGATCGCGGGCGCCCGTCTCGATGTCCTCACAGACTTCGCCCGCGGTGCGCAGGATCGTCCGGTAGGTCTCCACTTCCTCGGCGACGTCCGCGCTCGCGCCGCGCAGGCGGAAGTAGCGCTCCCAGTCGAACCGGTGGTCGACGAACAGCTGAATGTCACGGTGGAAGAAGTCCTTCGACATCGTGCTCATGGCAACGAATCGTACCGGGCACTCCCCCGGGACAAAAGCACAGGGCGCTCTTTCCGGCGCCCGGGCATGCCGCGCGCCTGTCAAACGGATGACACCCACCGCACGCGCTCGCAGACGCCGCCTCGTTGAAGGCGTCCACGCCGTGCGCTAGAGCAACGTCGTCGTGGATCGGGTCCGCTCCTGGGCGGCGACGATCGTCTTCCTGCCGGTCTTCGCCCTGATCCTGCTCGCCTTCGACGTCGCACAGCGCCTCGCCCGCCTCTTCGGCCAGCGGCCGCAGGAGTACGTCGCCGGGGCGCTCCAGGTGGCGCTGGTCTGGGCCTTTCGTCTCTGCGGCACGCGACTCGTCGTCGAACGCGCCGGCGGCTTCGCGCCCGGCGGGCGCTACATCGTCGTCGCGAATCACCAGAGCATGTTCGACATCCCCATCCTGGGAAGCCTCCTCTTCTCCAGCTTCCCGAAATACATCTCCAAGCGCTCGCTCGGGCGCTGGATCCCGAGCGTGTCGTACAACCTCCGCCGGGGCGGCCACGTGCTGATCGAGCGCAGCGACGGGCCCGCGGCCCTGGCCGCCATCCGCGAGCTCGGCGCCCGCGTGCGCACCGGGCAGGCCTCGGCGGTGATCTTCCCGGAGGGCACCCGCGCCCGGCGCGGCACGCTCGGGAAGTTCAAGCGGGCGGGAACCCTCGCGCTC
Protein-coding sequences here:
- a CDS encoding 1-acyl-sn-glycerol-3-phosphate acyltransferase, with translation MDRVRSWAATIVFLPVFALILLAFDVAQRLARLFGQRPQEYVAGALQVALVWAFRLCGTRLVVERAGGFAPGGRYIVVANHQSMFDIPILGSLLFSSFPKYISKRSLGRWIPSVSYNLRRGGHVLIERSDGPAALAAIRELGARVRTGQASAVIFPEGTRARRGTLGKFKRAGTLALLDAAPDAPVLPVVIDESWRLLYHNCLPVPWGVRVYVRLGPPIARRRGEDPAALLDRVHDEIAATLARRRATAGGSCVDAPAVAAAPSG